The DNA segment caGTTCGGTTCATTGCCGAAACCGAATGAGGCGGTTCattgccgaaaacgaatgaggctttcatacataatcaggttttaattcgtacggttctaattaggtattttcttctcaaaaacagctgtgtttggattttcacaataaattcatgatggtaataaaatataaaagttgGTGTTCAAATAGTAAGATGTAATTTCTCGAACAAcaacattttcaagttaattaaaaattgtgaactatttgaatagtttattttcgattatattaattttagaCGTTCAGAgtgattattttttgaatttgtttcaattttgacacatggtacataacgttcatctcttctctccattaatGAAATCAGTTAATTTTCATGGAAAATAGagattctccctgagttttaatttatcttcatattctttcagcaaactattcattgagaaaaaattgctccagtgaactaacagaaatgaattgaacatatgtttttgacatGGAAGATTtttaaacagataatcacgatatcaggttaaaataaaaacaaaaaggtgagcgtgtgtaaaagactttgtttttatttacggtttcctagcaacgaattcgaataaaatgataaaacctattcgtgttgagggggcgttcggtgctatgcggttgctattcggaatcgaattcaaaccgaatcaccgtttcacacttatcgggaaaacgaaccgaaccgaatgtgtgtgaaagtagcccttcgctagaaacgaatttgaacctgatgtgtgtgaaactagccGAACTTTGGCAAGTAGTCATTCAGAATATCAATACACTTTCAGGCCAGCCCAAGAATACTTTTTGCATGTATAGTTTAGGAATGAGTCTCCAactcattcaatcattcattagGGCTTagccacatgaggcgtttttcgGACGAGTCGTCAGGGCAAGAAGCCctgctctccgattggctgattattatcagctgataatcagtgATGAtgatatttcacaatttcttcattttattacaaatttctaCTCTGAAATCTTTTTAACTTAGATAACCTATTTTACTGCCTTAcacctatttattttattataatttttttcatatgaattattcatgtaatttcaaataatttgatggAATTAAGAAAATTAGAATTAACAATCAATTACAATGATCAAGTGGCTCTTGCTTTCCTTTTTGTTAGTTTTATAATAAGTAAAAAGTTTTTCATAAAAAGTAGGCCGAAATCatataatttctaataattttgttagaattaagaatataaattagaattaaaattaaatcataaattaaaaatagaatgataattattcagaatgATCAAGTAGCTCTTGCTTTTGTTTTGGTTAAGTTGGAATCTTTCTACTTCCTGTAACTttactgtaacttacagctgatgatgtgtgagcacacacgaaagcatgctcctgtaaaatattaatttttaattaattaaagtggatttttgacaacgtttcaagtctattcaattatggaaaagttccacaacatcaacattaacACTACACACTTAATTAAAGATGTTGGTCCttactgtttatttatttgaattcgaTTCAGCATTTACCTTTGACATATCTAACTTTAACTTGACAGATCCTTCAGAAGATCAATACACTTTCAGACCAGtctaagaataataataataataataataataataatactgagagtgatgcccacataagctcttaggcttgtgcgtgggtaatgaaagAATACTTTTTGCATTTTATGAaggtaatttcaatttttttaaatcttcttGCCTTATTTGACAGAATTTGAACGAGGATATGGACTTTAATGTGACTGGAAATGGCTCGGGAAATCGTCGAGTACGAAAATCGCAAGAAAGCTACACATCTGATGGAGACAGTGGAGTGGGACCTGATAGTCCTGGATCCAGGTGAGAaagttttacaatattattatttagatttttttttatttcaatcacaGATCATTTTTCTGTCATGTTATTAAAATTTGGGAGTAGAATAGTTTAGGGCCAAGCCTGGTGTTCAATTCaaatcattgaccgagcgaagtgaggtctaagattcaagtcgatggtttggcatttctcttaatgtttaaatgttcaaatgtttatatgttgcgcatttacggcgaaatgcggtaatagatttcaatgaaatttgacaggtatgctcctttttaaattgcgcgtcgacgtatatacaagtttttttttttgaaaatttgcatttcaaggataatataaatggagaaaggagcctccttcatacgccaatattagagtgaaaatcagactatagaattattcatcgatttatgatgaataattctatagtctgattttcactctaatattggcgtatgaaggaggctcctttttccttttatattatccttgaaatgcaaaatttccaaaaaccttttatatacgtcgacgcgcatttaaaaaggaacatacctgtcaaatttcatgaaaatctattaccgcgtttcgccgtaaatgcgcaacttataaacatgccaaaccgtagacttgatcctagacctcacttcgctcggtcaaaaactTTTACTGAGACCTAAAAAATTTTAGTGAGAGCTCTGGacaaaataaatgtatttttttctattctaacaTCAAAATCATACATTACAATTCTATTACAATACAAAGCTGTCTagtaatactacccgttcaaaaacatagaacatctggaaaatgtatctctccatcaacgttgtagacagttgcagccagacctgatagcagcgctcacactcacattccgggacgacacgtcacggtacgataggacagaaagctctatgtttatttaggattttttctagacattttaaattgataaatattaatttttgagaaaacaacaggtcaatgtaacttactgagcgcgaggtctactgttcacagaactactagtattattatatAGCTTTACTTTTTCATGTGAGTAGTATTAGAAATATATAGTTACTTTTTTATGATTGTGAGTAGTatcagaaaagaataattgaagtTGTTGAATGTTTCCCACAGTCGCAAACCTTCGATGGAGGGTCACCCAGAAGTAAttaatgaagatgaagaagtgtGGTTGAACCAGATCCTCAGTACCATTTACTAGAAGTTATTTCTTGTTCATCTTTATAGCAATATTTCTAATGAATCtgagtaatatcatagagaaacaataatagcataagtagatatgccatggtatagggcgtttatgtcgcaacttttactgttatctcaagccgattactgtcgattattgtcgatttttactgttttgttggggtgacaGTGTATCGACGGCataatttgagagactaccagcgtcacacagctgcatgggaaagaactacgtaaactatcggcttgaaataacagtaaaagttgcgacataaacgccctataccatggcatactATGCTTattctacttatgctattgtttctctatggtaatattctACCgaagaaacaatattattatagcaATACtatacttttcaatgaattttattattattagaaaggAATAATTGAAGTTGTTGAATGTTTTCCACAGTCGCAAACCTTCGATGGAGGGGCATCCAGAAGTGATAAacgaagatgaagaagtggTGGAGCCAGATCCGCAGTACAGTTGGATGGTGGAAGAGTGCATCCTTGCTGCCTATGATAAGAAAAGTGTCAAATGTCCACTACACGGCGATATATCGCTCGCACATATTGCCCCTGATACGGTACGTAAAAGCTGATCAACATAACTTCCAACTACAGGgttgggcagggaggtatgAATGACTTTTTCTGTAGTTGAgttacattagtcaatagtttttccatttacatatttcttttattatctttcacacttgtattcttggttcttattttgtactgaaagtaaattttattatcatggcgattctgttgcttaagccgccattttgtcacaccgttgagggggaggcgactgtctagctaggccaatggcaggcgttcatgccctcgaccaatagcagtactcgcatactagtataaattctgctgctcttgtatttaattttagtttatcagagattgaaaatggtgtaataaccgaaaccggtctttctaattatcaataaatcagtggttctttgacaatttcttagtcttttcatccAATAGGTATGaatgatttaaaataacagttacacactcatttttaaacgaaaCTCAAAATTTTTTCAGTGTGTGCCTTGGAtgttgccattataaaaattagagaggaaaatataaaaatctgatgtggcgcactcacacaactttccttgccgttatgaaaattgatcacctgacgctagtgtacacgcgcatctcaagtctaatattcaaagatctcccagctggtgacaggacaatagcgctggagacacaagaagtctgctatctcttcatagtgaatgatttaatagaatcaacagttgccaacattttgcattattgaataaacacattttttcgaatttcgaacttattttcaattttaggtggaaatgtcactgaacattaattgtagatatttttatgctcaatcttttacacttgaaattttttgtttaaactgtatctgaagcctgataattgggaatccaaaatcacactttgcattgatggggcggagctcctgaaatttttacagatatgggacttgtggcagttgatagagcttatcaatgactattttaggtataaatttgatcaaaatcgttggagccgttttcgagaaaatcgcgaaaaaccctgtttttgacaacatttttgccattttagccgccatcttgaattggatttgttcgaaattgttcgtgtcggatccttataggggaaggaccttaagtttcaaatttcaagtcattccgttaattgggagatgagatatcgtgtacacagacgcacatacactcatacacacacacacacacacacacacacacacacacacacatacatacatacacacataccaatacccaaaaaccacttttttggactcgaaAAAAAGGGGCctgggaacgcgagaagatctaacatcttccgtaacgtttatgatgggtgcgtgggcggagcgactgtggttcgatggtggtacgaggacgtaacgagggaggagcgtgctcggtgcgggttggaagcgcgaatatgtgtacgcagctttagagtaaaaatcagactatagaattattaatcataaatcagctgtctagtggactataataccacccgttcaaaaacatcgatcatcttgaaaaagtatctttccatcaactttgtagacagttgcagccagacctgataacagcactcacactcacattccgagacgacacgtcacggtacgataggacagaacgCTCTATGTTAaattaggattttttctaaacattttaaatttataaattataggggaaggaccttaagttccaaatttcaagtcattccgttaattgggagatgagatatcgtgtacacagacgcacatacactcatacacacacacatacagaccaatatccaaaaaccactttttttggactcaggggaccttgaaacgtatataaaacatgaaattagggtaccttaattttttttgtaaagcctaggtaataggacaaggaaagtaaaaacatcgATTATGTACGAAAATAACTTCTGTTAAAGGCTGTCTATACACTCctgtagacgttgtgagaagttTTCCATACTGCTCTGAAGCATTGCACGTGGTACCGCTcgaatttattgtgttattgttTCACTCAATACTTCAAGGGTTCGTGGTTTGTTTATGTATACACGTATATATACCCATCTTGTTGAAAGCATACAGTATTGACGTTGATACGTCGTCTTCTCAATTGTGGCAGAAAAGATTCACGCAGCATCGTTAGGTAACGTTCCGTATTGACAGTGACGGTTCGACCGTTTTCTCGAGAAAAATAAGGGCCAATAATTAGTTTGTTGGAGTTACCTAAAAGCACGTGTATACATAAACAAACCACGAACCATTGAAGCCCtcataagaataagaatgatttttattcctttagtgcatacaaacaatgctatcggaaacgtcAAATTGTACATTATAAatacatcataataaaataacagaataatagaataaaagtttcattccattcaGGACACAAACAATGCTATTGGAAACCTCTATTTAAGGTTTCCTCCATATatgtcaataaaacaataatatcatGAGTAAAATAATCCAACGTACATAATGcataatttaaatataaaaatataaaagactACAGAGTACTATCTCGTATGGTTTCCAAAAAATGATTCTCTACTGGCAGTTGGAGGAAATCAGAAAGCGAGTATAGTGGGAACTTTAAGAGAaggttttcaagtttttgtcgGAATACTGTTAAAGGCAAGTTTCTGGCTGAGTCTGGCAGAATATTAAAAAGTTTCAAGAATACATGATTAGGACTAGTTAATACTTTTTTTCAGTCTTGTGTAAGGTACATctatttttgtcttatttcGTGTATTATGGCTGTGGATGTCAACTCTGCATCTATATGATCCTATATCCTTCTTTACTTGAAGTAGGAGTTTGAAAGCTACCATACTGTAAACTGTCATAactttttcttttataaataattgcTTGCAATGCTCCAAATACGTTGCACCTGATATAGCTCTTATAGCCTTTTTCTGTAGTAAGAACACTCTTTGCACATCTGGGTACATAAAGACACACTGAAAAAAGCGAAATAGCACATTCTTAAATAGTGTGCGGGTACACAATCCCTGAGCCTTCGAAGAAGGTATATAACCCTACTAAGTTTGGAGCAGACACTTTCTATATGATATATCCATGTGAGTTTATAATCTAGTGTAATGCCAAGAAGCTTAGCACTTTTTGCACTCTGACTGATCTGTCTCAAACCAAGCACTAGCTTCTGGGTCTTGGTTGTATTCAAAAATAGACGGTTTGCCCTAAACCAGGCTTCCGCCTCGCTCTGACATCTGG comes from the Nilaparvata lugens isolate BPH unplaced genomic scaffold, ASM1435652v1 scaffold5795, whole genome shotgun sequence genome and includes:
- the LOC120356107 gene encoding leucine-rich repeat serine/threonine-protein kinase 1-like, with translation MDFNVTGNGSGNRRVRKSQESYTSDGDSGVGPDSPGSSRKPSMEGHPEVINEDEEVVEPDPQYSWMVEECILAAYDKKSVKCPLHGDISLAHIAPDTMFLDLGERHLIRPNSITRGHLLGRGAFGFVFKGTCKVRGSNASIDVAMKMLQPVAPGPNASQSAVIAYKGAQGKWDRDPLQYASKAYCTARQELNIC